In Geopsychrobacter electrodiphilus DSM 16401, a single window of DNA contains:
- a CDS encoding B12-binding domain-containing radical SAM protein, whose amino-acid sequence MKILIVSLHVRRSAQAVALAAGNLKAALPEKVQQQTQLLDLYLQQPLPQMLKEIRNARADLIAFSFYLWNRQQLLDLAAALKTAQKPPFLLAGGPEASADSTRLLATGLFDALLRGEGEESFALLVERLSQKSNLTGIAGLSLSARQPLPAACSCDVTRLKSPWLSQTLRPAEGGVLWEVARGCPFRCDFCYDAKGMAGVRPLPLARLAAELESFSLNSAEQVWVLDSTFNAPPRRGHTLLQLLLEKGPQLHYHLEAKAEFIDDQTIDLLSQLSCSVQLGLQSADDGVLAGLNRKIDPLKFWAGVEKLADSGLTFGLDLIYGLPGDSYAGFCASLNRALSYRPNQVDIFPLAVLPGTRLFEQQQELGLKADAQPPYLLRQSPDFSPAAMHDCSLLAAAADIFYNFGRAVGFMLPLCESLRVSPLRLLEDFRDWVKENKGGEEALLSREKFKPQEILQLQQDFLQQRLYAAGQPNYVPLVADILEYHYRYAETLLGPETLPAAGKITAGQRLHLAAGVCLIELRCDILGALETEAIDLKRWGKLVEQTPTRGLMIRRGNQVFTEVLTEEFAELLGRAQTARTRQQLLAGLPTAAAEELLPFALQEGLLVAAPT is encoded by the coding sequence ATGAAAATCCTGATCGTGTCCCTTCATGTCCGGCGCTCGGCACAGGCGGTCGCGCTGGCAGCCGGAAACCTTAAAGCGGCGCTCCCTGAAAAGGTACAACAGCAGACCCAGCTGCTGGATCTCTACCTGCAACAACCGCTGCCACAGATGTTGAAAGAGATCCGTAACGCCCGGGCCGACCTGATCGCCTTCTCCTTCTATCTGTGGAATCGGCAACAGCTCCTCGACCTGGCCGCCGCACTCAAAACCGCGCAGAAGCCGCCATTTCTTCTGGCTGGAGGCCCCGAGGCCAGCGCCGACAGCACCCGCCTGCTCGCCACCGGCCTGTTTGATGCGCTGTTGCGTGGCGAAGGGGAAGAGAGCTTTGCCCTGCTGGTCGAACGCCTGTCGCAAAAGAGCAATCTCACCGGGATTGCCGGCCTCTCCCTGTCGGCCCGACAGCCCCTCCCTGCCGCCTGCAGTTGCGATGTCACACGGCTCAAATCCCCCTGGCTCAGCCAAACCCTGCGTCCGGCCGAGGGTGGCGTCCTTTGGGAGGTGGCGCGCGGCTGTCCGTTTCGATGTGATTTCTGCTACGACGCCAAAGGGATGGCCGGGGTCAGACCCTTGCCGCTTGCGCGCCTGGCCGCTGAGCTCGAGAGCTTCAGCCTCAATAGTGCGGAACAGGTCTGGGTGCTCGATTCAACCTTCAACGCACCGCCCAGGCGGGGCCACACATTGCTGCAACTACTGCTCGAAAAAGGCCCGCAGCTGCACTATCACCTCGAAGCCAAGGCTGAGTTTATCGACGACCAGACCATCGACCTCTTAAGTCAGCTCTCCTGTTCCGTTCAGCTGGGATTGCAATCGGCGGACGATGGGGTCCTTGCCGGGCTCAACCGTAAAATCGACCCGTTAAAATTTTGGGCCGGCGTCGAAAAACTCGCTGACTCGGGACTGACTTTCGGCCTCGACCTGATCTATGGTCTCCCCGGGGACAGCTATGCGGGCTTCTGCGCCAGCCTGAATCGTGCCCTCTCTTACCGCCCCAATCAGGTCGACATCTTCCCCCTTGCCGTCCTGCCGGGAACCCGGTTGTTTGAACAACAGCAGGAACTCGGGCTGAAGGCTGACGCTCAGCCCCCCTATTTGCTGCGCCAGAGTCCCGATTTCTCGCCAGCTGCAATGCATGACTGCAGCCTGCTCGCCGCCGCCGCCGACATCTTTTACAATTTCGGCCGCGCCGTCGGCTTTATGCTCCCGCTTTGTGAGTCACTGCGCGTTTCACCACTGAGGTTACTGGAAGACTTCAGGGACTGGGTCAAAGAGAACAAGGGCGGGGAAGAAGCCCTCCTCTCCCGAGAGAAGTTTAAACCGCAAGAGATTCTGCAGCTGCAGCAGGATTTTCTGCAGCAACGTCTTTATGCCGCAGGACAACCGAACTACGTGCCACTGGTCGCAGATATTCTGGAGTACCACTACCGTTACGCCGAAACCTTACTCGGTCCCGAAACGCTGCCGGCTGCAGGCAAGATCACGGCGGGACAACGCTTGCACCTTGCTGCGGGGGTTTGTCTGATTGAACTGCGTTGCGACATATTGGGCGCGCTTGAGACAGAAGCGATCGATTTAAAGCGCTGGGGGAAGCTGGTCGAACAGACTCCGACCCGGGGCCTGATGATTCGACGGGGAAATCAGGTTTTTACCGAAGTACTGACGGAAGAATTCGCCGAACTGCTGGGCCGCGCTCAGACAGCCAGAACCCGTCAGCAGCTGCTCGCCGGCCTGCCGACCGCAGCCGCCGAAGAGCTCTTGCCCTTTGCCTTACAGGAGGGGCTGCTGGTGGCTGCCCCTACTTGA
- a CDS encoding thioredoxin family protein, which translates to MRIDILCKPDNHGRCEGTVSNVRAALDRLGVEAEVHQFQDTRKLIDNRIYVGPALLIDDQLRIAGRIPDVDEIVEFLAERPRYLKEVAEVE; encoded by the coding sequence ATGCGTATAGATATTCTCTGCAAACCTGACAATCATGGTCGATGTGAAGGGACCGTAAGCAATGTACGCGCGGCGTTGGATAGACTTGGGGTTGAAGCTGAGGTTCATCAGTTTCAGGACACCCGCAAGCTTATCGATAATCGCATCTATGTTGGTCCCGCATTATTGATCGATGATCAGCTCCGCATAGCCGGTCGTATTCCGGATGTCGACGAGATTGTCGAATTTCTGGCTGAGCGGCCCCGCTACCTGAAAGAGGTCGCCGAGGTCGAATAG
- a CDS encoding response regulator, with product MAKILLVDDVDLFLELERSYLEGLGYDLVTASSGEETLARIERVEPDILLLDFYMPGIDGDEVCATLRKNPRWQNLPIIMVTAAGKPEEVQRCLLSGCDDYITKPVNKQELREKVKRLLGLVHRRTVDRVPLELSVNLKGAGQEQQLKTRDVSHNGVYLKTETLLPENSMVELSIKLSDEKTLDLFGKVKRIEQDGEKGLGVYLVNPDAKDQKDIDNLIRQGMVNLRAGSGGDVNLHQRMLALERECARMRSEQEDNQRRIGELEEENLEFANQLVQVEDVNNNLTNLYIASSRLHSTLDRKETLEIIKEVVINFVGAEKFAVFIHDEAENTLSFETGEGFEDDQQIPEIKVGEGLLGGVAERCENYFGTDMAGQGSDDPLAPLVAIPLMIQGELLGLLAIYRLFIQKEELASIDYQLFSMLGDHAATALFSSTLYGRSERKRQTYQGFMDLLLK from the coding sequence ATGGCGAAAATCCTACTGGTTGATGATGTCGACCTGTTCCTTGAACTTGAGCGCTCCTATCTTGAAGGGCTGGGGTATGATCTGGTGACTGCGTCCTCCGGTGAGGAGACGCTGGCGCGGATTGAGCGGGTCGAACCCGATATCCTGTTGCTCGATTTCTACATGCCGGGGATCGACGGTGACGAGGTCTGTGCCACGCTGCGCAAGAACCCCCGCTGGCAGAATCTGCCGATCATCATGGTGACTGCTGCAGGAAAACCTGAAGAGGTTCAGCGCTGCCTTCTCTCCGGGTGTGATGATTACATCACCAAGCCGGTGAACAAGCAGGAGCTGCGCGAGAAGGTCAAGCGCTTGCTGGGTCTGGTTCACCGTCGCACGGTCGATCGGGTGCCGCTTGAGTTATCAGTCAATCTTAAAGGGGCAGGCCAGGAACAACAGCTGAAAACCCGGGATGTCTCGCATAACGGAGTCTATCTTAAGACTGAGACTCTCTTGCCCGAAAACAGCATGGTTGAGCTCTCAATCAAACTGTCTGATGAGAAAACCCTCGACCTGTTCGGTAAGGTCAAGCGCATCGAACAGGATGGTGAGAAGGGTCTCGGTGTCTATCTGGTCAATCCTGATGCCAAGGATCAGAAGGATATCGACAATCTGATCCGCCAGGGGATGGTTAATCTCCGCGCGGGATCAGGCGGAGATGTCAACCTGCATCAACGCATGCTGGCGCTCGAGCGAGAATGCGCCCGCATGCGTTCAGAGCAGGAAGATAATCAGCGGCGCATCGGTGAACTCGAAGAGGAGAACCTTGAATTCGCCAATCAGCTGGTGCAGGTCGAGGACGTCAACAACAATCTGACCAATCTGTATATTGCTTCCTCCCGACTGCATTCGACCCTTGATCGCAAAGAGACGCTCGAAATTATCAAAGAGGTTGTGATCAACTTTGTCGGTGCTGAAAAATTTGCTGTGTTCATCCATGATGAAGCGGAGAATACTCTGAGCTTCGAAACCGGTGAAGGGTTCGAGGATGATCAGCAAATCCCCGAAATAAAGGTGGGTGAAGGTCTGTTGGGCGGAGTCGCCGAACGCTGCGAAAACTACTTCGGCACAGATATGGCCGGCCAGGGATCGGACGATCCTTTGGCGCCCCTGGTCGCAATTCCGTTGATGATACAAGGGGAGTTGCTCGGACTGCTGGCGATCTACCGGCTCTTTATTCAGAAAGAAGAGCTCGCCTCCATCGACTATCAACTGTTTTCAATGCTGGGTGATCACGCTGCGACGGCGCTCTTTTCTTCGACCCTCTATGGCCGTTCCGAGCGGAAGCGTCAGACCTATCAGGGCTTTATGGATCTGCTGCTCAAGTAG
- a CDS encoding MXAN_5187 C-terminal domain-containing protein, producing MKERRKIEKVLNEIQQEMKELEIRYEQYFAGVEKREPQRNRTELAKRIRQLATRPIFQTDIKFRYQSLASRFYSYSQYWDRILRLMDEGKYHRHLSRKPTLPKLPAGPAVPSAEPQKPSTEETDRLLEALLSARQKCGQQGAALTREKVEQFLTTQKQKVQEKFGDRPVEFIVDSSSGKPQVKARLIKG from the coding sequence ATGAAAGAACGGCGCAAAATCGAAAAGGTCCTGAACGAAATCCAGCAGGAGATGAAAGAGCTGGAGATCCGCTATGAGCAATATTTTGCCGGTGTCGAGAAACGCGAACCCCAACGTAACCGTACTGAACTGGCAAAACGGATCCGTCAGTTGGCCACCCGCCCGATTTTCCAGACTGACATTAAATTCCGCTACCAGAGCCTGGCTTCGCGCTTTTACTCTTATTCACAATACTGGGACCGGATTCTGCGCCTGATGGATGAAGGCAAATACCACCGTCACCTGTCACGCAAACCCACTCTCCCAAAACTGCCAGCCGGCCCTGCCGTACCTTCAGCAGAACCTCAAAAACCGTCTACCGAAGAGACCGACAGACTCCTTGAAGCGCTGCTGAGCGCGCGCCAAAAATGCGGCCAGCAGGGCGCGGCCTTGACCCGTGAAAAAGTTGAGCAATTTCTAACGACTCAAAAGCAAAAAGTTCAAGAAAAATTTGGCGACCGCCCGGTCGAATTTATAGTCGACAGCAGCAGCGGCAAACCACAGGTGAAAGCCAGACTGATAAAGGGGTAA
- a CDS encoding patatin-like phospholipase family protein — MVLMGGGIIGGAWEIGCLTALDKMLRGRCATSQLDIYIGISAGSVIASLLANRVPPAQIYEMIINDEAGTFNFSRSDIYRVKKRELLLATGRIFKNFARSLSRYYRRQKHLGASDLLYILQEQFPSGFFSLDPMQRYLCRSFAKEGLIDNFYNLPAELYIPAFDIDLGERIVFGDEGYRSQHICQAITASCAIPVFFQPHRIGNSHYIDGSTGRVGHIDLAIERGADLVIAINPRVPFRNDRQTSCLPSLSSGKCASITELGVSFVWEQSQRIEGRERLALALEGYRRDHPKIDIILIEPRVDEPLLFLQSPMSFESRRMVMEYGYQTTLDHLTNEYDHYAKIFSRHGFNISNRHFGDPPPRQADGP; from the coding sequence ATGGTCCTGATGGGAGGCGGCATCATTGGCGGCGCCTGGGAGATCGGCTGCCTGACTGCGCTGGACAAGATGTTACGCGGTCGCTGTGCGACCAGCCAGCTTGACATTTACATCGGCATCAGCGCCGGATCGGTGATCGCGTCACTGCTGGCAAACCGGGTTCCTCCTGCGCAAATTTACGAAATGATTATCAATGATGAGGCCGGTACCTTCAACTTCTCGCGTTCCGATATCTACCGCGTCAAAAAACGCGAGCTGCTGCTGGCCACAGGACGTATTTTTAAGAATTTCGCCCGCTCCCTGAGCCGCTACTACCGGCGTCAGAAACACCTTGGTGCCAGCGATCTGCTCTATATCCTGCAGGAACAGTTCCCGTCCGGTTTTTTTTCGCTCGATCCCATGCAGCGTTACCTGTGCCGCTCCTTTGCCAAAGAGGGTTTGATCGACAACTTTTATAATCTGCCGGCCGAGCTCTACATCCCCGCTTTCGACATCGACCTCGGCGAACGCATCGTCTTTGGCGATGAAGGCTATCGCTCGCAGCATATCTGTCAGGCGATCACCGCATCCTGCGCGATCCCGGTCTTTTTCCAGCCGCACCGTATCGGCAACAGCCATTACATAGATGGCTCAACCGGACGGGTCGGACATATCGATCTGGCCATTGAGCGCGGCGCCGACCTGGTTATTGCCATCAACCCGCGAGTACCGTTTCGCAACGATCGCCAAACCAGCTGTCTGCCATCGCTCTCATCCGGAAAATGCGCCAGCATTACAGAACTGGGGGTCAGCTTCGTCTGGGAACAATCGCAGCGCATCGAAGGTCGGGAACGACTGGCGCTGGCGCTGGAAGGGTACCGCCGTGACCATCCCAAGATCGACATCATCCTGATTGAACCGAGGGTCGATGAGCCACTCCTCTTTCTGCAGAGCCCGATGAGCTTTGAATCGCGGCGAATGGTGATGGAATACGGCTACCAGACGACTCTCGATCACCTGACAAACGAATACGACCACTACGCAAAGATCTTTTCTCGCCATGGTTTCAACATTTCAAACCGCCATTTCGGCGACCCTCCCCCTCGGCAGGCTGATGGCCCATGA
- the glmS gene encoding glutamine--fructose-6-phosphate transaminase (isomerizing): MCGIVGYLGSAEASPIVLEGLRKLEYRGYDSAGIATISDGGIRMLRAQGKLVNLEQRLKEQPLIGTRAIGHTRWATHGRPSEINAHPHKAGQIVVVHNGIIENYLELKQMLQHKGHNFSSDTDTEIIAHLIEEHFKQGGGFELAVRHALNEVRGAYAIAVLCEAEPDLLIAAKHGSPLVVGRGADEYFVASDIPAMLAHTRQMIFLEDGEMVIFAPQGLRFCDLAGTTLEKEEKTITWSPLMAEKGGYKHFMLKEIYEQPRAIADTIAGRLRENEGDIYLGDLKLNTQQLAGFEKIFIVACGTSWHAALVGKFYLEKLCRIPVEVDIASEFRYRDPIVNAKTLILVISQSGETADTLAALREAHGKGGKVLCICNVVDSSIARESDGVIYTHAGPEIGVASTKAFTTQLVALLLFALRLGRARNSLSADECRQKMQALVTLPRLLESCLELDGAIEKIARELSAARDFLYLGRGNQYPIALEGALKLKEISYIHAEGYPAGEMKHGPIALIDEQLPVVVIVPDNATFDKVVSNMEEVRARGGRVIVVTSGQGCRLETACESLFCLPEADDDLMPILTSIPMQLLAYHVAVYKGTDVDQPRNLAKSVTVE; this comes from the coding sequence ATGTGTGGAATTGTAGGATACCTGGGAAGTGCCGAGGCCTCGCCGATTGTGCTTGAAGGTCTGAGAAAGCTTGAATATCGCGGTTATGATTCGGCCGGCATAGCAACTATTAGCGATGGCGGTATTCGCATGCTGCGGGCTCAGGGGAAGCTGGTCAATCTGGAGCAGCGCTTGAAAGAGCAGCCGCTTATCGGGACGCGCGCCATCGGGCATACCCGCTGGGCGACTCACGGCCGCCCTTCTGAAATCAATGCTCATCCGCACAAGGCTGGACAGATTGTGGTCGTGCACAATGGCATCATTGAAAACTATCTTGAACTCAAGCAGATGCTGCAACACAAAGGGCACAACTTTTCGTCGGACACCGATACCGAAATTATTGCCCATCTGATCGAAGAACACTTCAAACAGGGCGGCGGATTTGAGCTTGCGGTGCGCCATGCCTTAAATGAAGTCAGGGGAGCCTATGCCATCGCGGTGCTCTGTGAAGCGGAGCCAGACCTGTTGATCGCGGCCAAACATGGTTCGCCGCTGGTCGTCGGACGCGGCGCTGATGAGTATTTCGTCGCCTCGGATATCCCGGCGATGCTCGCCCATACCCGACAGATGATCTTTCTCGAAGATGGTGAAATGGTGATCTTTGCTCCGCAGGGCCTGCGGTTTTGCGATCTGGCCGGGACGACCCTTGAGAAAGAGGAGAAGACCATCACCTGGAGCCCGCTGATGGCGGAAAAAGGCGGGTACAAGCACTTCATGCTCAAGGAGATCTATGAGCAGCCGCGTGCCATCGCCGACACCATTGCCGGGCGTCTACGTGAGAATGAAGGGGATATTTACCTCGGTGATCTCAAGCTGAACACACAGCAGCTGGCGGGATTTGAAAAGATCTTCATCGTCGCCTGCGGCACCAGCTGGCATGCCGCCCTGGTCGGCAAATTTTATCTGGAGAAGCTCTGTCGCATTCCGGTCGAGGTCGATATCGCCAGTGAATTCCGCTATCGCGATCCGATCGTCAACGCCAAAACCCTGATTCTGGTCATCAGCCAGAGCGGTGAAACTGCCGACACCCTGGCGGCGCTGCGTGAAGCGCATGGCAAGGGGGGGAAGGTGCTGTGCATCTGCAACGTGGTCGATTCATCGATTGCGCGCGAGAGTGACGGTGTCATCTATACCCATGCCGGACCCGAGATCGGGGTCGCCTCGACCAAGGCCTTCACCACCCAGCTGGTCGCGCTGCTGCTCTTTGCCCTGCGCCTGGGGCGGGCGCGCAATAGCCTGAGTGCCGACGAGTGCCGGCAGAAGATGCAGGCGCTCGTAACCCTGCCGCGGCTGTTGGAGAGCTGCCTCGAGCTTGATGGCGCGATCGAAAAGATCGCTCGCGAGCTGAGTGCTGCACGTGATTTTCTCTATCTAGGGCGCGGCAATCAATATCCGATAGCGCTGGAAGGCGCGCTTAAGCTCAAAGAAATCTCTTACATCCACGCCGAAGGCTACCCCGCCGGTGAGATGAAGCACGGTCCGATCGCTCTGATCGATGAGCAGCTGCCGGTGGTGGTGATCGTGCCTGATAACGCGACCTTCGACAAGGTCGTCTCCAATATGGAGGAGGTGCGCGCGCGCGGCGGGCGGGTGATCGTGGTGACCAGTGGCCAGGGCTGCAGGTTGGAGACGGCCTGTGAAAGTCTCTTCTGTCTGCCCGAAGCCGATGATGATCTGATGCCGATCCTCACTTCAATCCCGATGCAATTACTGGCCTATCATGTCGCCGTTTACAAAGGGACCGATGTTGATCAGCCGCGTAACCTGGCTAAGAGCGTTACCGTGGAGTAG
- the glmU gene encoding bifunctional UDP-N-acetylglucosamine diphosphorylase/glucosamine-1-phosphate N-acetyltransferase GlmU has translation MSNLAAVILAAGKGTRMKSERAKVLHAIAGQALLFYPLQVARAAGCGQVSFVVGHQGDEVVEALSDQQVDCVWQHEQLGTGHALLCAAEKFSGFSGDLLLLCGDVPLLTTESVQRLLDLHRREEAAVTVLTARLANPHGYGRIVRDGENVRRIVEEKDASPAERAICEINTGTYVFDADFVFSILPGLGKENVQGEYYLTDVVAAAAAAGRKARAVCLLDPNEALGINDRVQLAEASRLMRQRINQRLMLGGVTLVDPETTYVDQQVEIGSDSLLHPGVTLTGKTRIGQHCVIESGVQVDSSNIADHVHLKSGSVLEGALVGENCNIGPMAHLRPGTELLGHNKIGNFVETKKARLGENSQASHLTYIGDAEVGRNVNFGCGTITCNYDGANKHKTIVEDDVFVGSDTQFIAPVRIGRNSLIAAGSTITKDVPADSLALSRTPQKVIEGWRIKHPLQKKK, from the coding sequence GTGAGTAATTTAGCTGCGGTTATTCTTGCGGCAGGCAAGGGGACCAGGATGAAGTCGGAGCGGGCTAAGGTGCTGCATGCGATCGCCGGCCAGGCGCTGCTTTTTTATCCGCTGCAGGTGGCCAGAGCTGCCGGTTGTGGTCAGGTGTCATTCGTTGTCGGACATCAGGGCGATGAGGTTGTGGAGGCATTGTCCGACCAGCAGGTTGACTGTGTCTGGCAGCACGAGCAGCTCGGCACCGGGCACGCACTCCTCTGCGCCGCTGAAAAATTCTCCGGGTTCAGCGGGGATCTCTTGTTGCTCTGTGGTGATGTGCCGTTATTAACCACCGAGTCGGTTCAAAGGCTGCTGGACCTGCATCGGCGCGAAGAAGCGGCAGTGACCGTGTTGACCGCCCGCTTGGCCAACCCGCACGGCTACGGGCGAATTGTGCGCGATGGCGAGAATGTCCGGCGCATCGTTGAAGAAAAGGATGCCAGCCCGGCCGAGCGTGCAATCTGTGAAATCAACACCGGTACCTATGTGTTCGATGCTGATTTTGTATTTTCGATCCTGCCAGGGCTCGGTAAAGAGAATGTGCAGGGTGAATATTACCTGACCGACGTCGTCGCAGCGGCTGCCGCTGCCGGGCGTAAGGCACGGGCGGTTTGTCTTCTCGATCCCAACGAGGCGCTGGGGATCAATGACCGGGTGCAGCTGGCCGAGGCTAGCCGTTTGATGCGTCAGCGCATCAATCAGCGCCTGATGCTGGGCGGAGTAACCCTCGTCGACCCGGAAACCACCTATGTTGACCAGCAGGTCGAAATCGGCAGCGACAGCCTGTTGCATCCGGGGGTTACTCTTACCGGAAAGACCCGCATTGGACAGCATTGCGTAATTGAAAGCGGGGTGCAGGTCGACAGTTCAAACATTGCTGATCATGTTCATCTTAAGAGCGGTTCGGTGCTCGAAGGGGCATTGGTGGGGGAGAACTGCAACATCGGACCGATGGCACATCTGCGGCCCGGAACGGAACTGCTCGGGCATAACAAGATCGGCAACTTTGTCGAAACCAAGAAGGCGCGGCTCGGAGAAAATTCGCAGGCCAGCCATCTGACCTACATCGGCGATGCCGAGGTCGGCAGGAACGTTAATTTCGGCTGTGGCACCATCACCTGCAACTACGATGGGGCCAATAAACATAAAACGATTGTCGAAGATGATGTTTTTGTCGGCAGCGATACCCAGTTTATCGCTCCGGTGCGGATCGGGCGCAACAGCTTGATCGCCGCCGGATCGACCATCACCAAGGATGTGCCGGCCGATTCTCTGGCCCTGTCGCGCACCCCGCAGAAGGTGATTGAGGGCTGGCGGATTAAACATCCGCTCCAGAAAAAAAAGTAA